One Streptomyces coeruleorubidus DNA segment encodes these proteins:
- a CDS encoding FAD/NAD(P)-binding protein: MQHNTMQDSLIQDRGMADMVMREAGTQLGTMGSAAPGTRRITIVGAGFSGTLTAVRLLHFAEAPLEICLIEREEGYRYGGIAFGRASTNWEHMLNIQAGRITLRRERPEDFLEWANDEADRSDWPQKWQYHTFGVACVVPRRIFRQYLAERLRHAAADAHADVTLRELTGEVIDVRGQGGGYVVKYAGTQGGVHDLPSDQVILATGHLSPVQAPFYHRIKDSDRFIADPYAPGAQQRFQEVGTEDTVLVTGSALSAFDTVISLVHAGHRGQILICSRGGHTHGTYPVDHEHDIWQAGRPSFLDAEKLTPEVVVEGVKAEYARLRTEHGVEPGSALDAVFPERVMKAWEPYVIELVSRMDPRDVRMLLDRYKSLIVTNRTSTVREIGSVVRSRMRGFNGAPKTVEVMSAAIQDMRPVEGGTKIRVVFADQPDLVVDRVVNCLGNNTDYERSDHPLWNGLVNGHGYAQPQTKTHRGIEVGPHGQLIAADGNVAPGLFGVGPMRQGDETTRRGRLGAFVFSIGTLRNQCFDTAMEVLRRLRPASDEEQMDIPDGIHHCLIRSSDWIAADLATEEPQSTRLRERLQNYARESAYPNAVNYLQAQDRTERRKYRGILDDDLADFGARLAREFDLTAQQAQRTVSLLTTLVEKHAVHNLCDITKLAGWDSQYGNQVQHAPKKDA; encoded by the coding sequence ATGCAGCACAACACGATGCAGGACAGCCTCATCCAGGACCGCGGCATGGCGGACATGGTGATGCGCGAGGCCGGCACACAGCTCGGCACCATGGGCAGTGCGGCTCCCGGCACGCGGCGCATCACGATCGTCGGCGCGGGGTTCTCCGGCACGCTCACCGCCGTCCGGCTGCTCCACTTCGCCGAAGCACCCCTGGAGATATGCCTGATCGAGCGCGAGGAGGGCTATCGCTACGGCGGCATCGCCTTCGGCCGGGCGTCCACCAACTGGGAGCACATGCTCAACATCCAGGCCGGCCGCATCACCCTGCGCCGCGAGCGGCCGGAGGACTTCCTGGAGTGGGCCAACGACGAGGCGGACCGCTCCGACTGGCCGCAGAAGTGGCAGTACCACACCTTCGGCGTCGCCTGCGTCGTACCACGGCGGATCTTCCGCCAGTACCTGGCCGAGCGGCTGCGCCACGCGGCCGCCGACGCCCACGCCGACGTGACGCTGCGGGAGCTGACCGGCGAGGTCATCGACGTGCGCGGCCAGGGCGGCGGCTACGTCGTCAAGTACGCCGGAACTCAGGGCGGCGTGCACGACCTCCCCTCGGACCAGGTCATACTCGCCACCGGTCACCTCTCGCCGGTGCAGGCGCCCTTCTACCACCGCATCAAGGACTCAGACCGCTTCATCGCCGACCCGTACGCCCCAGGCGCCCAGCAACGTTTCCAGGAGGTCGGCACGGAAGACACCGTGCTCGTCACTGGCTCCGCGCTGTCGGCCTTCGACACGGTGATCTCCCTCGTGCACGCCGGCCACCGGGGCCAGATCCTGATCTGCTCCCGGGGCGGCCACACGCACGGCACCTACCCCGTCGACCACGAACACGACATCTGGCAGGCCGGCCGCCCGTCCTTCCTCGACGCCGAGAAGCTCACCCCCGAGGTGGTGGTCGAGGGCGTCAAGGCGGAGTATGCGCGTCTGCGCACCGAGCACGGTGTCGAGCCGGGCAGCGCACTCGACGCCGTCTTCCCCGAGCGTGTCATGAAGGCATGGGAGCCGTACGTCATCGAGCTGGTCTCCCGCATGGATCCGCGTGACGTGCGGATGCTGCTCGACCGGTACAAGAGCCTCATCGTCACCAACCGCACCAGCACCGTGCGGGAGATCGGCTCAGTCGTGCGCAGCCGGATGCGCGGATTCAACGGCGCTCCCAAGACCGTCGAGGTCATGTCCGCCGCCATCCAGGACATGCGCCCCGTCGAGGGCGGCACGAAGATCAGAGTGGTCTTCGCCGACCAGCCGGACCTCGTCGTCGACCGTGTCGTCAACTGCCTGGGCAACAACACCGACTACGAGCGCTCCGACCACCCCCTGTGGAACGGCCTGGTCAACGGACACGGGTACGCCCAACCGCAGACCAAGACCCACCGGGGCATCGAGGTCGGCCCGCACGGACAGCTCATCGCCGCCGACGGCAACGTGGCACCGGGCCTGTTCGGTGTCGGCCCGATGCGCCAAGGCGACGAGACCACCCGCCGTGGCCGGCTCGGCGCCTTCGTGTTCAGCATCGGCACCCTGCGCAACCAGTGCTTCGACACGGCGATGGAGGTGCTGCGCCGGCTGCGGCCCGCGAGCGACGAGGAGCAGATGGACATCCCCGACGGCATCCACCACTGCCTGATCCGCAGCAGCGACTGGATCGCCGCCGACCTCGCCACCGAGGAACCCCAGAGCACACGCCTGCGGGAACGCCTGCAGAACTACGCGCGTGAGAGCGCCTACCCCAACGCCGTCAACTACCTGCAGGCCCAGGACCGCACCGAGCGCCGCAAGTACCGCGGCATCCTCGACGACGACCTGGCCGACTTCGGTGCCCGTCTCGCCCGCGAGTTCGACCTCACGGCGCAACAGGCCCAGCGCACCGTCTCCCTGCTGACCACCCTGGTGGAGAAGCACGCCGTCCACAACCTGTGCGACATCACCAAGCTGGCGGGCTGGGACTCCCAGTACGGCAACCAGGTCCAGCACGCGCCGAAGAAGGACGCGTGA
- a CDS encoding histidine phosphatase family protein has translation MTDHDEQELLSRLFMVRHGESTCNSVHRIAGQRDAPLTFLGRIQAEKVAKGHRGRHFDRVYVSPLSRAYETADIIFGIEAPDAGAPDVVVDERLMERDFGSYTLQSKSVLQRRHGIAEYERAMNADSPTMHGGETFQQFKDRVRAFYEEELLPALRRGEVVCVVSHKYVVELICRFILARPADESYDLRLPNSQMLQGDRIHSYVKNENKTMNMVYDWIVVNHPVVFCTGLAAGLLTNVAGLRVSTSPYLLLLLLVLASVITMCRIELENARAFVTDRGTLRSVAIRYFALPIAFAALVRWWDAGSTSTAAIAAVFLATPSSVVAMTVSRCLGGLIMPTFAQVLLSSLVATVSFSTVLALTLREDVAPAVAISAATSTGVVTAAYVLVKRLRERSPVRTAKYGERNGYVAVLLLTAFIVLVCLKLDLDGFTTYAPIAAGIAVGLRLVAALLKRRRHVQTLDDYTAMTYPNVFVVVVIAALTGNGPLEQVAIWTLLPMFVLSFFDSFYARYLVVAPDDARWPTVLKLPAHRPAHGRPATSDPHEPSVPAHS, from the coding sequence ATGACAGACCACGACGAGCAGGAGCTCCTCAGCCGCCTGTTCATGGTCCGGCACGGCGAATCGACCTGCAATTCCGTGCACCGTATCGCCGGCCAGCGCGACGCCCCCCTGACCTTCCTCGGCCGCATCCAGGCCGAGAAGGTCGCCAAGGGCCACCGCGGCCGGCACTTCGACCGCGTCTACGTCTCCCCGCTCAGCCGCGCCTACGAGACCGCCGACATCATCTTCGGCATCGAGGCTCCCGACGCGGGCGCCCCCGACGTCGTGGTCGACGAGCGCCTGATGGAACGCGACTTCGGCAGCTACACCCTGCAGAGCAAGTCCGTCCTCCAGCGCCGCCACGGCATCGCCGAGTACGAACGGGCCATGAACGCCGACAGCCCGACCATGCACGGCGGCGAGACGTTCCAGCAGTTCAAGGACCGTGTGCGCGCCTTCTACGAGGAGGAGCTGCTGCCCGCGCTGCGCCGCGGCGAAGTGGTCTGCGTGGTCTCGCACAAGTACGTCGTCGAGCTGATCTGCCGGTTCATCCTGGCCCGCCCGGCCGACGAATCGTACGACCTGCGCCTGCCCAACTCCCAGATGCTGCAGGGCGATCGGATCCACAGCTATGTCAAGAACGAGAACAAGACCATGAACATGGTCTACGACTGGATCGTCGTCAACCACCCCGTGGTCTTCTGTACCGGGCTGGCCGCCGGCCTTCTCACCAACGTGGCCGGGCTGCGCGTCTCCACCTCGCCGTACCTGCTGCTCCTGCTGCTGGTGCTGGCCAGCGTCATCACCATGTGCCGCATCGAGCTGGAGAACGCGCGAGCGTTCGTCACCGACCGCGGCACGCTCAGGTCCGTCGCCATACGCTACTTCGCCCTGCCGATCGCCTTCGCCGCCCTGGTGCGCTGGTGGGACGCGGGCAGTACCAGTACGGCGGCGATCGCCGCGGTGTTCCTCGCCACCCCGAGCTCGGTGGTGGCGATGACGGTCAGCCGCTGCCTCGGCGGCCTGATCATGCCGACGTTCGCGCAGGTCCTGCTCTCCTCGCTGGTCGCGACCGTGTCGTTCTCGACCGTCCTCGCCCTGACCCTGCGCGAGGACGTCGCCCCGGCCGTCGCCATCAGCGCCGCCACCTCGACCGGCGTCGTCACCGCGGCCTACGTGCTGGTCAAGCGGCTGCGGGAGCGCTCTCCCGTCCGTACGGCCAAGTACGGCGAGCGCAACGGATATGTGGCGGTGCTGCTGCTCACCGCGTTCATCGTGCTGGTCTGCCTCAAGCTCGACCTGGACGGCTTCACCACCTACGCGCCGATCGCCGCGGGCATCGCCGTCGGCCTGCGACTCGTCGCCGCACTCCTCAAGCGCCGCCGGCACGTCCAGACCCTCGACGACTACACCGCCATGACCTACCCGAACGTGTTCGTGGTGGTCGTCATCGCCGCGCTCACCGGCAACGGACCGCTGGAACAGGTGGCCATCTGGACCCTGCTGCCGATGTTCGTCCTGTCGTTCTTCGACAGCTTCTACGCCCGCTACCTCGTCGTCGCGCCCGACGACGCGCGCTGGCCGACGGTCCTCAAGCTTCCCGCGCACCGCCCCGCACACGGCCGCCCGGCCACCTCGGATCCGCACGAGCCCTCCGTCCCCGCCCATTCCTGA
- a CDS encoding cation:proton antiporter yields the protein MHSTHATAHLAATTDKNLELVLHVLPAIVVILAASALCGRLALMVKQPRVLGEMVAGVLLGPTLFGALFPSIQKAIFTPEVKPILYVLSTIGLTVFMFLVGAGLDHGGGAGKKDTKNAAVLAVSGIVPSLLLGAAYLLYDKLSRPDVSSFQFALFIGGALSITAFPMLARILYERRLENSRLGRMTLLGASIDDAAAWCFLAVLSAMHTGAGAMHVLRMIGFTALFALVMLTVVARLLRPLGAKVERTGHFGFDQMYIIVGIVLVAGLFTDYIGIYSVFGGFIAGLAMPRNPAFRAALHSRMMDIVCVLLLPIFFAFSGLNTELGGIAGWGMIGPLLLILAAGFVGKYAGCALAMRGVGFSWRESWAVGGLMNARGLMILIFINIGLAQGMITKEVFSMLVLVAVITTAGAMPLYRWAMPERLEQRMSPPTPEPKAASGSTAPEPEPVHA from the coding sequence GTGCACTCCACGCACGCCACGGCCCATCTGGCCGCAACCACCGACAAGAACCTGGAACTCGTCCTCCACGTCCTGCCCGCGATCGTGGTCATCCTGGCCGCCTCCGCCCTCTGCGGGCGCCTCGCCCTGATGGTGAAGCAGCCGCGGGTGCTGGGGGAGATGGTGGCCGGCGTCCTCCTCGGCCCCACTCTGTTCGGAGCGCTGTTCCCCTCGATACAGAAGGCGATCTTCACCCCTGAGGTGAAGCCCATCCTCTACGTCCTGAGCACCATCGGCCTGACCGTCTTCATGTTCCTGGTCGGCGCCGGCCTCGACCACGGCGGCGGTGCCGGCAAGAAGGACACGAAGAACGCCGCCGTCCTCGCCGTCTCCGGCATCGTCCCCTCCCTCCTGCTCGGCGCCGCCTATCTCCTCTACGACAAACTGTCCCGCCCCGACGTCAGCTCCTTCCAGTTCGCGCTCTTCATCGGCGGCGCCCTGTCGATCACAGCGTTCCCGATGCTGGCCCGCATCCTCTACGAGCGCCGACTGGAGAACTCCCGGCTCGGCCGGATGACCCTCCTGGGCGCCTCCATCGACGACGCCGCGGCCTGGTGCTTCCTCGCCGTCCTGTCGGCCATGCACACCGGGGCCGGGGCCATGCACGTCCTGCGCATGATCGGCTTCACCGCCCTGTTCGCCCTGGTCATGCTGACCGTCGTGGCCCGGCTGCTGCGCCCGCTGGGTGCCAAGGTCGAGCGCACGGGCCACTTCGGCTTCGACCAGATGTACATCATCGTGGGCATCGTCCTGGTGGCCGGACTGTTCACCGACTACATCGGCATCTACTCCGTCTTCGGCGGCTTCATCGCCGGACTCGCCATGCCCCGCAACCCTGCCTTCCGTGCCGCGCTGCACAGCCGCATGATGGACATCGTCTGCGTCCTGCTGCTGCCGATCTTCTTCGCCTTCTCCGGACTCAACACCGAGCTCGGCGGAATCGCCGGCTGGGGCATGATCGGCCCGCTCCTGCTGATCCTGGCGGCGGGCTTCGTCGGCAAGTACGCGGGCTGCGCCCTCGCCATGCGCGGCGTCGGCTTCTCCTGGCGCGAATCCTGGGCGGTCGGCGGCCTGATGAACGCCCGCGGCCTGATGATCCTCATCTTCATCAACATCGGCCTCGCCCAGGGAATGATCACCAAGGAGGTCTTCTCCATGCTGGTCCTGGTCGCGGTCATCACGACCGCCGGCGCCATGCCGCTGTACCGCTGGGCCATGCCCGAGCGGCTCGAGCAGCGGATGTCCCCTCCGACGCCGGAGCCCAAGGCCGCCTCCGGATCGACCGCTCCCGAGCCGGAGCCCGTTCACGCCTGA
- the mctP gene encoding monocarboxylate uptake permease MctP, with product MPNGVNGVALAVFLFFFLAVTVMGFLASRWRRAENEHSLDEWGLGGRSFGTWITWFLLGGDVYTAYTFVAVPAAIYAAGAAGFFAVPYTILVYPLIFTFLPRLWSVCHRHGYVTTADFVRGRFGSKGLSLAVAFTGILATMPYIALQLVGIQAVLDVMGVGGGENTNWFIKDLPLLIAFGVLAAYTYSSGLRAPAMIAFVKDTLIYVVIVVAIIYIPIKLGGFDDIFAEAGEAYSQTDPETGKPRGALVSAPEAQWTYATLALGSAMAMFMYPHSITATLSSRSRDVIRRSTTVMPLYTLMLGLLALLGFMAIAAGIKVQNGQLAIPQLFETMFPDWFAGVAFAAIGIGALVPAAIMSIAAANLFTRNIYRDFIKPDATPAQETKVSKLVSLLVKVGALAFVLTMDKTVAINFQLLGGIWILQTFPALVGGLFTRWFHRWALLAGWAVGMIYGTVAAYGVASPTQKHFGGSSKEIPGIGEIGYIGLTAFVLNVAVTVGLTFVLKAANAPEGIDVTSPADYTADAVEAGERTGAARTATPAAPTLRPGNDPG from the coding sequence ATGCCCAACGGCGTGAACGGCGTCGCCCTCGCCGTCTTTCTCTTCTTCTTCCTGGCCGTCACGGTCATGGGCTTCCTCGCCTCGCGCTGGCGCAGAGCCGAGAACGAGCACAGCCTCGACGAATGGGGCCTGGGCGGCCGGTCGTTCGGCACGTGGATCACCTGGTTCCTGCTCGGCGGCGACGTCTACACGGCCTATACGTTCGTGGCGGTCCCGGCCGCGATCTACGCGGCGGGCGCGGCCGGCTTCTTCGCGGTGCCGTACACGATCCTCGTCTACCCCCTGATCTTCACCTTCCTGCCCAGGCTGTGGTCCGTGTGCCACCGGCACGGATACGTCACCACGGCGGACTTCGTCCGCGGCCGCTTCGGCTCGAAGGGCCTGTCACTGGCCGTGGCCTTCACGGGCATCCTGGCGACCATGCCGTACATCGCGCTCCAACTGGTCGGCATCCAGGCCGTGCTGGACGTGATGGGCGTCGGCGGCGGTGAGAACACGAACTGGTTCATCAAGGACCTGCCACTGCTGATCGCCTTCGGCGTGCTGGCCGCGTACACCTACTCCTCGGGCCTGCGCGCCCCCGCCATGATCGCCTTCGTGAAGGACACGCTGATCTACGTGGTCATCGTCGTCGCCATCATCTACATCCCGATCAAGCTGGGCGGGTTCGACGACATCTTCGCCGAGGCCGGCGAGGCGTACAGCCAGACCGACCCCGAGACCGGCAAGCCACGCGGCGCCCTGGTCAGCGCCCCCGAGGCGCAATGGACCTACGCCACCCTGGCGCTGGGTTCGGCGATGGCCATGTTCATGTACCCGCACTCGATCACTGCGACGCTGTCCTCCCGCAGCCGTGACGTGATCAGGCGCAGTACGACGGTGATGCCCCTCTACACCCTGATGCTGGGCCTGCTGGCGCTGCTGGGCTTCATGGCGATCGCGGCCGGGATCAAGGTGCAGAACGGGCAGCTGGCGATCCCGCAGCTGTTCGAGACCATGTTCCCGGACTGGTTCGCGGGCGTGGCCTTCGCGGCGATCGGCATCGGGGCCCTGGTCCCGGCCGCCATCATGTCCATCGCGGCCGCGAACCTCTTCACCCGCAACATCTACAGGGACTTCATCAAGCCCGACGCCACGCCGGCGCAGGAGACCAAGGTCTCCAAGCTCGTCTCGCTGCTGGTGAAGGTGGGCGCCCTGGCCTTCGTCCTCACCATGGACAAGACGGTCGCCATCAACTTCCAGCTGCTGGGCGGCATCTGGATCCTGCAGACCTTCCCGGCCCTGGTCGGCGGCCTGTTCACCCGCTGGTTCCACCGCTGGGCCCTGCTCGCCGGCTGGGCGGTCGGCATGATCTACGGCACGGTCGCCGCGTACGGCGTCGCCTCGCCGACCCAGAAGCACTTCGGCGGCTCCTCGAAGGAGATCCCCGGCATCGGCGAGATCGGCTACATCGGCCTCACGGCATTCGTGCTCAACGTGGCCGTGACGGTGGGGCTCACCTTCGTCCTGAAGGCGGCCAACGCCCCTGAGGGCATCGACGTCACGTCCCCCGCGGACTACACGGCGGATGCGGTGGAAGCGGGCGAGAGGACGGGCGCGGCGCGGACGGCGACGCCCGCCGCTCCCACCCTCCGCCCGGGCAACGACCCCGGCTGA
- a CDS encoding TetR/AcrR family transcriptional regulator, whose product MPDIKHFDPDATLETVVRLFWRQGVASTGIQDVVTATGLNRSSLYATFGGKQELYLAALRRYLEQRSEPMFRRLAEDERGLPAVVEFFAGLIKARCSGEYARWGCMVSNAHAGTENSDPEVRALLDRHHQELRDAMYAALVTAQARGQLAPGADPAASADLLALLAYGVNLRSRAGADAATLRRTVAAALDSIADRAAA is encoded by the coding sequence ATGCCGGATATCAAGCACTTCGACCCGGACGCCACCCTGGAGACCGTGGTGCGGCTGTTCTGGCGGCAGGGCGTGGCATCGACCGGGATCCAGGACGTGGTGACCGCGACCGGGCTCAACCGTTCCAGCCTGTACGCCACGTTCGGCGGCAAGCAGGAGCTCTACCTCGCCGCGCTGCGCCGCTATCTGGAGCAGCGATCCGAGCCGATGTTTCGGCGCCTGGCGGAGGACGAGCGCGGGCTGCCCGCCGTGGTCGAGTTCTTCGCCGGTCTGATCAAGGCGCGTTGCTCGGGCGAGTACGCCCGCTGGGGCTGCATGGTCTCCAACGCGCATGCCGGGACCGAGAACAGCGACCCCGAGGTACGCGCCCTCCTGGACCGGCACCACCAAGAGTTGCGTGACGCGATGTACGCGGCCCTCGTCACCGCACAGGCCCGGGGGCAGCTCGCCCCCGGCGCCGATCCCGCCGCGTCCGCGGACCTGCTGGCGTTGCTCGCCTACGGCGTCAACCTGCGCTCACGTGCGGGTGCCGACGCCGCGACGCTCCGACGGACAGTGGCCGCCGCCCTGGACTCGATCGCAGACCGGGCGGCGGCATAG
- a CDS encoding peroxiredoxin-like family protein: MTTLNAELRTFYEARQQQIPAEIREIMQRAGQELADSGQADRALTVGAQAPRFSHPSATGQTLALDELLADGPVVLTFYRGAWCPYCNIALRSLQQHHDAITARGARLVAVSPQIPDESLTLTEKHDLAFDVLSDVGSDTAKQYGLAFDLPDDLAAVYDKLGFDLQRVNGGHPRTLPLPATYVIDRDGVIRWAFVDTDYTARAEPADIIAALDALN; this comes from the coding sequence ATGACGACCCTCAACGCCGAACTGCGTACCTTCTACGAAGCGCGTCAGCAGCAGATCCCAGCCGAGATCCGGGAGATCATGCAGCGGGCCGGCCAGGAACTCGCCGACTCCGGCCAGGCCGACCGCGCCCTGACCGTCGGCGCGCAGGCCCCGCGCTTCAGCCATCCCTCCGCGACCGGGCAGACCCTGGCCCTGGACGAGCTGCTGGCCGACGGCCCGGTCGTCCTGACCTTCTACCGCGGAGCCTGGTGCCCCTACTGCAACATCGCACTGCGCTCCCTCCAGCAGCACCACGACGCCATCACCGCGCGCGGCGCCCGCCTGGTCGCCGTCTCCCCGCAGATCCCCGACGAGTCCCTCACCCTCACCGAGAAGCACGACCTCGCCTTCGACGTCCTCAGCGACGTCGGATCCGACACCGCCAAGCAGTACGGGCTCGCCTTCGACCTCCCCGACGACCTCGCCGCCGTCTACGACAAGCTCGGCTTCGACCTCCAGCGCGTCAACGGCGGCCACCCCCGCACCCTCCCGCTGCCCGCCACCTACGTCATCGACCGCGACGGCGTCATCCGCTGGGCCTTCGTCGACACCGACTACACCGCCCGTGCCGAACCGGCCGACATCATCGCCGCCCTCGATGCCTTGAACTGA
- a CDS encoding endonuclease → MATAELASERESDYLSQLTMAAARYENRTAQRERNQTVLETRGVLYADAPERVEKRLARLGADWAMARAIERTPTEPASSAGSTLQLPPEAFTSEVLGLERIIGRNNLAPVAFLEEGFQVARSVGRVTITGPGGGHGTGFMVSPSLLLTNNHVLRSPEDANRSRVAFAFQDGVDGGPLVPAVFALEPQRFFVTDRALDYSLVAVAPRGTQGEALSSFGRLVLSEAQGKVIIGEFVNIIQHPRGEPKQIALRENQIVDVLERFLHYESDTREGSSGSPVFNDQWEVVALHHSAVPKTDDQGRPLSVDGSVWRPDMGDQQLAWRANEGVRISRVLSALHEVSLTGEAARLRDEVFTTGLTPSPVESAPPMPMPTADGGSSLMGADGSRAQAHTKAQEQAQAQGLPSPVADGAAQLTIPLRITVGFGTPSVSSAASVSSAGLLASVPTLAPTPTAAPQSSAGRTDVVSAVEKDVDAALINHRLAQERPYYDRTADAAAREAYYASVDTGDGDALRRALTALLEETHTPQPRYKPMRLVYPWVDLHKNGRLRSIYSGKDFSPEELIRADAAVAEARLARVQELLLQESTAGPAEFEAEFDALEASMPFNCEHVVPQSWFAKQEPMRGDLHHLFACEVGCNSFRGNFPYFDFPDFEEAVRDECGMRESVGFEPVNGKGAVSRATLYFLLRYPAQVGDTAREFPEDRLPVLLQWHETEPVTEYERHRNAAIAEIQGNRNPLIDHPEWAREIDFSGVWP, encoded by the coding sequence ATGGCCACGGCGGAACTCGCTTCCGAACGAGAGTCGGACTATCTGTCGCAACTGACGATGGCCGCGGCACGCTACGAGAACCGGACCGCACAGCGGGAGAGAAACCAGACCGTTCTCGAGACGCGCGGCGTGCTGTACGCCGACGCCCCCGAGCGGGTCGAGAAGCGGCTGGCGCGGCTCGGCGCCGACTGGGCGATGGCGCGGGCGATCGAGCGGACGCCGACGGAGCCCGCCAGCAGCGCGGGAAGCACCCTGCAACTGCCCCCGGAGGCCTTCACCAGTGAGGTGCTGGGCCTGGAGCGCATCATCGGGCGCAACAACCTCGCCCCGGTGGCGTTCCTGGAGGAGGGCTTCCAGGTCGCCCGCTCGGTCGGCCGGGTCACCATCACCGGACCGGGCGGCGGACACGGCACCGGCTTCATGGTGTCCCCGTCCCTGCTGCTCACCAACAACCATGTGCTGCGCAGCCCCGAGGACGCGAACCGCAGCAGGGTCGCCTTCGCGTTCCAGGACGGCGTCGACGGTGGCCCGCTGGTGCCGGCCGTCTTCGCGCTGGAGCCGCAGCGGTTCTTCGTCACCGACCGGGCGCTGGACTACAGCCTCGTCGCGGTGGCCCCGCGCGGCACGCAGGGGGAGGCGCTGTCGTCGTTCGGCCGACTGGTCCTTAGCGAGGCGCAGGGGAAAGTCATCATCGGGGAGTTCGTCAACATCATCCAGCACCCGCGGGGCGAGCCGAAGCAGATCGCGCTGCGCGAGAACCAGATCGTCGACGTGCTGGAGCGGTTCCTGCACTACGAGTCCGACACCCGTGAGGGCTCGTCGGGTTCGCCCGTCTTCAACGACCAGTGGGAGGTCGTCGCCCTGCACCACTCGGCCGTCCCGAAGACCGACGACCAGGGCCGACCGCTGAGCGTCGACGGCTCGGTGTGGCGCCCGGACATGGGCGACCAGCAACTGGCGTGGCGGGCCAACGAGGGCGTGCGGATCAGCCGGGTGCTGAGCGCGCTGCACGAGGTCAGTCTGACCGGTGAGGCGGCGCGGCTGAGGGACGAGGTCTTCACCACCGGGCTCACGCCGTCGCCCGTGGAGAGCGCCCCGCCCATGCCCATGCCCACGGCGGACGGCGGCTCCTCCCTGATGGGTGCCGACGGGTCACGGGCCCAGGCGCACACGAAGGCACAGGAACAGGCGCAGGCACAGGGCCTGCCGTCGCCGGTGGCCGACGGGGCCGCGCAGCTCACCATCCCGCTGCGGATCACCGTCGGCTTCGGCACCCCGTCGGTCTCGTCAGCCGCGTCGGTCTCGTCAGCGGGCCTCCTCGCCTCCGTGCCCACCCTCGCGCCGACGCCGACGGCAGCGCCGCAGTCCTCGGCCGGGCGGACGGACGTCGTGTCGGCGGTCGAGAAGGACGTCGACGCCGCGCTGATCAACCACCGGCTCGCACAGGAGCGTCCGTACTACGACCGGACCGCCGACGCGGCGGCACGCGAGGCGTACTACGCGAGCGTGGACACCGGCGACGGCGACGCGCTACGCCGTGCGCTCACCGCGCTGCTGGAGGAGACCCACACCCCGCAGCCCCGCTACAAGCCGATGCGGCTGGTCTACCCCTGGGTCGACCTGCACAAGAACGGCCGGCTGCGCAGCATCTACTCGGGCAAGGACTTCTCCCCCGAGGAGCTGATACGGGCGGACGCGGCCGTCGCCGAGGCGCGGCTGGCCAGGGTGCAGGAACTACTGCTCCAGGAGAGCACGGCGGGTCCGGCCGAGTTCGAGGCGGAATTCGACGCGCTGGAGGCGTCGATGCCGTTCAACTGCGAGCACGTGGTGCCGCAGTCGTGGTTCGCCAAGCAGGAGCCGATGCGGGGCGACCTGCACCACCTGTTCGCGTGCGAGGTCGGCTGCAACAGTTTCCGCGGCAACTTCCCGTACTTCGACTTCCCTGACTTCGAGGAAGCGGTCCGGGACGAATGCGGGATGCGCGAGAGCGTGGGATTCGAGCCGGTGAACGGCAAGGGAGCGGTCTCCCGGGCCACCCTGTACTTCCTGCTCCGTTATCCGGCCCAAGTCGGCGACACCGCACGCGAGTTCCCCGAGGACCGGCTGCCCGTCCTGCTTCAGTGGCACGAGACCGAGCCGGTCACCGAGTACGAGCGGCACCGCAACGCCGCCATCGCGGAGATCCAGGGCAACCGCAATCCGCTGATAGACCATCCGGAGTGGGCCCGCGAGATCGACTTCTCCGGGGTCTGGCCCTGA
- a CDS encoding glycosyl hydrolase, which translates to MYERYRKPISLTEFALIDFSQGTRYPTDEEQAAVLAATKMLAGLIFGQRYAWFGLGAD; encoded by the coding sequence GTGTACGAGCGTTACCGAAAGCCGATCTCGCTGACGGAGTTCGCGCTCATCGACTTCTCGCAGGGCACCCGCTACCCGACGGACGAGGAGCAGGCCGCGGTCTTGGCGGCCACGAAGATGCTCGCAGGGCTGATCTTCGGCCAGCGGTACGCGTGGTTCGGGCTCGGCGCCGACTAG